A genomic window from Fusarium falciforme chromosome 2, complete sequence includes:
- a CDS encoding Sulf-transp domain-containing protein — MASLISGAVFGAATVVAGVYSPSVIINQFKFEEWHMLQTFLGAAATSAVVYKILEGTGYVNLKPRSSSPIGLFGQYDGNVLGGFLLGAGMALSGSCPGTVLAQVGTGLQTGFYALGGAVLGGIVWTGFLSKAVKAQKERTGVKPETVTLNEKLGVSKVATVILFETLCLSAIAASVVYTTGSDWTLFSAGSGLFIGFAQLFSILVRRSMLGVSGSYEEVGNHFWWLLKGADSASYPSSRQNILFATGVAAGAWAISKNFPELLAASIVETEPLLAAAGGFVMVVGSRLAGGCTSGHGISGLSLLSTSSLVTIGTTFAAAGLIAPLVH; from the exons ATGGCCTCGCTGATCTCGGGTGCTGTTTTCGGCGCTGCTACTGTAGTTGCCGGTGTCTACTCCCCATcggtcatcatcaaccagTTCAAGTTTGAAGAATGGCATATGCTGCAGACCTTTCTCGGCGCAGCGGCGACCAGCGC CGTTGTCTATAAAATTCTTGAAGGCACCGGCTATGTAAATCTTAAGCCTCGCAGCTCTTCACCCATCGGCCTCTTCGGTCAATATGATGGCAACGTCCTCGGCGGTTTTCTTCTCGGTGCCGGCATGGCTCTCTCGGGCTCATGCCCTGGAACTGTACTCGCTCAGGTCGGAACTGGACTTCAGACTGGTTTCTACGCCCTGGGTGGAGCAGTGCTTGGCGGTATCGTATGGACAGGATTCCTCTCAAAGGCCGTCAAGGCGCAAAAGGAGAGGACGGGAGTGAAGCCCGAGACTGTCACCCTCAACGAAAAGCTCGGCGTATCCAAGGTTGCGACTGTCATCCTCTTCGAGACTCTCTGCCTGTCTGCTATTGCTGCTTCGGTTGTCTACACCACTGGCTCGGATTGGACCCTCTTCTCCGCCGGTAGCGGTCTCTTCATCGGTTTCGCCCAGCTCTTCTCTATCCTCGTCCGCCGTTCCATGCTCGGCGTCTCTGGCTCCTACGAAGAAGTCGGAAACCACTTCTGGTGGCTCCTCAAGGGTGCTGACTCTGCTTCGTACCCCAGCAGCCGCCAGAACATACTGTTCGCGACCGGCGTGGCGGCGGGCGCCTGGGCAATCTCAAAGAACTTCCCCGAACTTCTCGCAGCGTCCATCGTCGAGACCGAGCCACTattggctgctgctggcggcTTCGTGATGGTTGTTGGATCCAGACTTGCTGGAGGTTGTACCTCCGGGCATGGAATCAGTGGTCTGTCACTCCTGTCGACGTCGAGCCTTGTTACCATTGGTACTACTTTTGCTGCTGCAGGCTTGATTGCGCCTCTAGTTCACTAG
- a CDS encoding Altered inheritance of mitochondria protein 41: protein MSCKPSMHLLRALRASQPCSAYRQPANRLSSASLCRFYSTPAGDAPPPLLSKLKSELKTAMRAKDAPRLAVLRSIMSANLNASKTSTPIKTDVQLVALIRKIQKGAFDAVAEAKAAGREDLVQKEEEQIKVLDEYISNSGVQTLGEAELKALVQDAVEASKAAGVQAKAIMGDVMKRLSGALEGKDVDRKELAKLVKELTS, encoded by the coding sequence ATGTCCTGCAAGCCCTCCATGCACCTCCTCCGAGCGCTACGGGCGTCTCAGCCTTGCTCGGCCTACCGACAACCCGCCAACCGACTCTCATCTGCCTCCCTCTGCCGCTTCTACTCGACACCCGCTGGCGATGCCCCTCCTCCGCTGCTGTCTAAGCTCAAGTCTGAACTCAAGACGGCGATGCGCGCCAAGGATGCCCCCCGCCTAGCCGTTCTTCGGTCAATCATGTCGGCCAACCTCAACGCCTCCAAGACATCGACCCCCATTAAGACGGATGTGCAACTCGTGGCCTTGATCCGCAAGATCCAGAAAGGAGCCTTTGACGCCGTTGCCGAGGCTAAGGCTGCCGGCCGCGAAGACCTGGtccagaaggaggaggagcaaatCAAGGTTCTGGACGAGTACATCTCCAACAGTGGCGTGCAGACTCTGGGTGAggccgagctcaaggccctGGTTCAGGACGCCGTCGAGGCTTCCAAGGCTGCTGGCGTTCAGGCCAAGGCTATCATGGGCGACGTCATGAAGCGGCTATCGGGTGCtctcgagggcaaggatgtTGACAGAAAGGAGCTGGCTAAGCTGGTCAAGGAGCTGACAAGCTAA
- a CDS encoding KRR1 small subunit processome component, with product MPSTHKKEKPWDTDDIDKWKVDVFTPKDNVGGTFAEESSFATLFPKYREVYLKEAWPLVTKALEKTGIACTLDLVEGSMTVKTTRKTFDPAAILNARDLIKLLARSVPAPQAIKILDDGVACDIIKIRSLVRNKERFVKRRQRILGPNGSTLKALELLTETYILVHGNTVSAMGPYKGLKEMRRVVEDCMANIHPIYHIKELMIKRELAKDPELANESWDRFLPNFKKKTLSRRRVPLKVTDKSKKVYTPFPPAPEKSKVDMQIESGEYFLGKQGKERAAQEERKEKQKQRKEDKVKEREAEFVPPEEGGRPKKKRKKSDE from the coding sequence ATGCCCTCTACtcacaagaaggagaagccgtGGGATACGGACGACATTGACAAGTGGAAGGTCGATGTCTTCACCCCAAAGGACAATGTCGGAGGCACTTTTGCTGAAGAGTCTTCGTTCGCGACTCTCTTCCCCAAATACCGAGAAGTCTACCTGAAGGAGGCCTGGCCTCTCGTCACCAAGGCGCTCGAAAAGACTGGCATCGCCTGCACCCTGGATCTGGTCGAGGGTTCCATGACCGTCAAGACTACTCGAAAAACATTTGATCCCGCCGCCATCCTCAACGCACGCgacctcatcaagctcctTGCTCGAAGTGTCCCCGCGCCACAAGCCATCAAGATCCTCGACGATGGCGTCGCCTGCGATATCATCAAGATCCGCAGCCTCGTCCGGAATAAGGAGAGATTTGTCAAGCGGCGACAAAGAATACTCGGACCCAACGGTTCGACcctcaaggccctcgagctgctcaCGGAGACGTACATTCTGGTCCACGGTAACACGGTGTCTGCCATGGGCCCCTATAAGGGCTTGAAGGAGATGCGGAGAGTGGTAGAGGACTGCATGGCCAACATCCACCCGATCTACcacatcaaggagctcatgATCAAGCGCGAGCTCGCAAAGGATCCTGAGCTGGCCAACGAGAGCTGGGACCGCTTCCTCCCCaacttcaagaagaagacgctcAGCCGACGACGCGTGCCTCTCAAGGTCAccgacaagtccaagaaggtcTACACGCCGTTCCCCCCCGCCCCCGAGAAGAGCAAGGTCGACATGCAGATCGAGTCGGGCGAGTACTTCCTGGGCAAGCAGGGCAAGGAGCGCGCCGCGCAGGAGGAGCgcaaggagaagcagaagcagcgaaaggaggacaaggtcaaggagcgcGAGGCCGAGTTTGTCCCGCCGGAAGAGGGAGGCcgacccaagaagaagcgcaagaagtCGGACGAGTAA
- a CDS encoding Protein kinase domain-containing protein has translation MASPTPPGERPRSQDLSAPEPSQKPEGPAVVQEKAAEDASGVRFSAAVQEISPTEPAAPEQSSLSPEEEAPSSSFTEVTADQLKAFTKSLHGRPLQEVRLNSCQFEPFSLPPSRVPSHEDESGQSTRLPTPTSANFQSTHSSPRLSALASPPLTPAGSDQASTERKLREGSAANEPPIITPQPSSSHEKPTPAPDRRPSTHRATSDHAVRRASSAEEQHKSHRRGMFGVGPGSVPVSRESSPSRSSASNFYSKPVTPGGDINDPYAKNRRPAPAPHATKNSIDPRFIFSRKKKHSSPHGSKSNVNEKRASSIFGSAKNSTEDLSHNDSAATGIIHPGHGSMADLKRFFRKSGHHHKKRDSSPAPSIKLGKSPLASRSTQQLPFGDDHGLSSKYGKLGKFLGSGAGGSVRLMKRKDDGTVFAVKEFRARHTYETEKEYNKKVTAEFCVGSTLHHGNIIETLDILQEKGRWYEVMEYAPFDLFAIVMTGRMSREEITCCFLQILNGVTYLHSVGLAHRDLKLDNVVVSSKGIMKIIDFGSAHVFKYPFETDTVPAKGIVGSDPYLAPEVYDSKEYDAVAVDIWSLAIIFCCMTLRRFPWKLPRMTDNSFKLFAADPTPGHDPKKLIVPSKSTNDLTTTPARDFLAEDEVKRKSHHERKEETSAQPPASTGDSKAPASGGDKKEVIRGPWRILRLLPRESRHIISRMLELDPKSRARMDEILQEPWVADTVICQQFDHGEVVPADNHTHILEPPANQQPEKK, from the exons ATGGCATCTCCTACTCCTCCTGGTGAGCGTCCTCGCTCCCAGGACCTTTCTG CTCCAGAGCCCTCCCAGAAACCTGAAGGGCCCGCGGTCGTCCAGGAAAAGGCGGCCGAAGATGCTTCTGGCGTCCGCTTCTCTGCTGCCGTTCAGGAGATCTCACCTACCGAACCCGCCGCTCCCGAGCAGTCGTCATTGAGCCCAGAAGAGGAGGCCCCGTCGAGCTCCTTCACAGAGGTCACCGCCGATCAACTCAAAGCTTTCACCAAGTCACTCCACGGCCGACCTCTTCAGGAAGTTCGTCTGAACAGCTGTCAATTCGAGCCCTTCTCTCTTCCACCGTCCAGA GTCCCGTCTCATGAAGATGAATCGGGTCAGTCCACAAGACTGCCCACCCCTACCTCGGCCAACTTTCAATCCACACACAGCAGCCCACGACTTTCTGCATTGGCGTCTCCTCCCCTCACTCCCGCAGGATCCGACCAAGCTAGTACCGAACGGAAGCTCAGGGAAGGGTCGGCGGCGAACGAACCCCCAATTATCACCCCTCAGCCATCGTCTTCACACGAGAAGCCCACGCCAGCTCCTGACAGGAGACCCTCTACACACCGAGCCACCTCAGATCATGCGGTTCGTAGAGCTTCGTCAGCCGAGGAGCAGCACAAGTCCCACCGTCGGGGTATGTTTGGTGTTGGCCCCGGTTCTGTACCTGTTTCCAGAGAATCCAGCCCTTCTCGAAGCTCAGCATCCAACTTCTACTCCAAACCAGTCACCCCTGGTGGCGATATCAACGACCCTTATGCAAAGAACCGCCGGCCCGCACCCGCACCACATGCGACCAAAAACTCGATCGACCCCAGGTTTATCTTTTCTAGGAAGAAGAAACACAGCTCGCCCCATGGATCCAAGTCAAACGTGAACGAGAAGCGTGCTTCGTCAATTTTTGGAAGTGCCAAGAACAGCACTGAGGACCTTTCGCACAACGATAGCGCCGCCACTGGTATCATTCACCCGGGCCATGGCTCTATGGCAGATCTGAAGCGCTTCTTCCGGAAGTCAGGCCATCATCACAAAAAGAGGGACTCTTCCCCAGCGCCATCGATTAAGCTGGGAAAGTCGCCCCTGGCTTCCAGGTCCACTCAGCAGTTGCCTTTTGGAGACGATCATGGGTTGTCTTCCAAATACGGCAAGCTCGGCAAGTTTCTGGGATCTGGTGCCGGCGGTTCGGTACGATTGATGAAGCGCAAGGACGATGGTACTGTATTTGCTGTCAAGGAATTCCGCGCAAGGCACACATACGAAACCGAAAAGGAGTACAACAAAAAGGTCACGGCCGAGTTTTGCGTTGGATCGACTCTCCACCATGGCAACATCATCGAGACGTTGGATATCTTGCAGGAAAAGGGCAGGTGGTACGAAGTCATGGAGTACGCACCGTTCGATCTGTTCGCGATCGTTATGACCGGTCGGATGTCTCGGGAAGAGATAACGTGCTGCTTCCTGCAGATCCTCAATGGCGTGACATATCTGCACAGCGTGGGCCTTGCTCACCGCGACCTCAAGCTGGACAATGTGGTTGTCAGCAGCAAGGGCATCATGAAGATTATCGACTTTGGTAGCGCGCATGTCTTCAAGTACCCCTTCGAGACTGACACCGTACCCGCGAAGG GTATCGTTGGCTCTGATCCTTACCTTGCCCCCGAGGTTTACGACTCCAAGGAGTACGATGCCGTGGCCGTGGATATTTGGTCACTTGCCATTATCTTCTGCTGCATGACTCTGCGCCGATTCCCTTGGAAGCTGCCGCGGATGACAGATAATTCGTTCAAGCTGTTTGCGGCGGACCCAACTCCTGGGCATGATCCGAAGAAGCTGATCGTGCCCTCCAAGTCAACGAACGACCTGACCACCACCCCGGCACGGGACTTCTTGGCTGAGGATGAAGTAAAGCGAAAGTCTCATCATGAGCGAAAGGAGGAGACGAGTGCGCAGCCACCGGCTTCTACGGGTGATTCCAAGGCACCTGCCTCTGGAGGCGACAAGAAGGAAGTCATCCGAGGCCCGTGGCGCATTTTGCGGCTGCTCCCGAGAGAAAGTCGACATATCATTAGCAGGATGCTCGAGCTCGACCCCAAAAGCCGGGCTCGAATGGATGAGATCCTCCAAGAGCCGTGGGTTGCCGACACGGTCATCTGCCAGCAGTTCGACCACGGCGAGGTGGTGCCGGCCGATAATCACACCCACATCTTGGAACCGCCGGCTAACCAGCAGCCGGAGAAGAAGTAA
- a CDS encoding Phosphatidylinositol 4-kinase, which produces MPRSRPATTGYERLAQADDLSSDSEDDPLSQSYASLQPAAAPRYAPVNQPRHRSGMASPKSFVSASRPKFRHRAGSSSGVDLKAINARLERWADEIASRFKRKGRNQPGEEERLEIHYSVFQPPEGVRPVTAESMAEFQEGFMTKAEFETIVESVRTAIRQEIHPSMISQGSSGSYFARNPDGKIVGVFKPKDEEPYAAGNPKWNKWIHRNLFPCCFGRACLIPNLSYVSEAAAYVLDCQLRTHLVPYTDVVWLSSKSFHYPFWDRRKFNRKKRPLPAKPGSFQVFLKGFKDANVFLREHPWPDQYWSGFRTNDGQNKKRRRWTESCRPSGNASPDDAYASDDEQGQDNHLLGPENFIWTENLKESLREELEKLVILDYIMRNTDRGLDNWMIKVDWEAGKASIASDPIHLNMEPVVEEEGPRPVDLSQQAPRATRASYPYKTQKPMSASNRQYTGNEPTISIGAIDNSLSWPWKHPDAWRSFPFGWLFLPVDLIGRPFSQKTRDHFLPLLTSTTWWSQTTLALKRVFQMDVDFQERMFAKQIAVMKGQAWNVVETLKTPDHGPLELTRRARVCVWDDLVDVPVAVPMRATSSEVRRNPHVRQSMDEADIASSAPANNPPIEDLLGLASAPADMPHPGRFELASPTGETAQSPDEVPSSDSNFLGPAGQQQQQRSGELNERPTVQAGGFRNSYQGPVRALNMYEPARQQTSRQQRRYSFANTAARRNSNAIAQQYYGDIHEAYTDDLEGDLGYAAAEGQMGNQRKVIVERLEAVKSRNPVFTCW; this is translated from the exons ATGCCTCGATCCCGTCCGGCGACAACGGGCTACGAACGCCTCGCCCAGGCCGACGACCTCAGCTCCGACTCCGAGGATGATCCTCTCTCCCAATCATACGCTTCGCTGCAGCCAGCCGCGGCGCCCCGATATGCCCCCGTCAACCAGCCGCGCCATCGCTCTGGCATGGCCAGCCCGAAGTCCTTCGTCTCAGCCTCAAGGCCCAAGTTCCGTCACCGTGCCGGTAGCAGCTCCGGTGTCGACCTCAAGGCTATCAATGCGCGGCTCGAGCGCTGGGCCGACGAAATCGCCTCCCGTTTCAAGCGCAAGGGCAGGAATCAACCTGGCGAAGAGGAACGTCTTGAGATCCATTACTCAGTCTTCCAGCCTCCAGAAGGCGTTCGCCCTGTTACTGCTGAGAGCATGGCCGAGTTTCAAGAAGGTTTTATGACAAAGGCCGAATTCGAGACTATCGTCGAGAGCGTCCGAACTGCCATTCGGCAAGAGATTCACCCGAGTATGATCTCACAGGGTAGCTCAGGTAGTTACTTCGCGCGGAACCCAGACGGTAAGATTGTAGGCGTGTTCAAGCCCAAAGATGAGGAGCCCTACGCGGCAGGAAACCCCAAATGGAACAAGTGGATTCATCGGAACCTGTTCCCTTGCTGTTTTGGACGAGCCTG TCTTATCCCCAACTTGTCATATGTCAGTGAAGCCGCCGCTTATGTCCTCGATTGCCAGTTGAGAACACATCTCGTCCCATATACCGATGTTGTTTGGCTATCCTCCAAATCCTTTCACTACCCGTTCTGGGACCGACGAAAGTTCAATCGAAAGAAGAGGCCTCTTCCTGCAAAGCCCGGCAGCTTCCAGGTCTTCCTCAAGGGCTTCAAGGACGCAAATGTATTCCTGCGTGAACATCCCTGGCCGGATCAGTATTGGTCAGGGTTCCGGACAAATGATGGACAAaacaagaagaggaggaggtggactGAGAGTTGTCGTCCCTCAGGGAATGCTTCGCCGGATGATGCGTACGCCAGTGATGACGAGCAGGGCCAGGACAATCATCTCTTAGGTCCTGAGAACTTCATCTGGACGGAAAACCTTAAAGAATCCTTACGCGAGGAGCTCGAAAAATTGGTCATCCTCGACTACATCATGCGAAACACGGATCGTGGCCTCGACAATTGGATGATCAAGGTCGACTGGGAAGCTGGCAAGGCCTCTATAGCCTCAGATCCAATTCACTTGAACATGGAGCCAGTcgttgaggaagagggccCCCGTCCTGTTGATCTCTCCCAGCAGGCCCCTCGTGCCACGAGAGCATCATACCCCTACAAGACACAGAAACCGATGAGTGCCTCCAACCGGCAATACACAGGGAATGAGCCCACCATCAGCATCGGAGCTATCGATAACTCGCTCTCGTGGCCTTGGAAGCACCCGGATGCTTGGAGAAG TTTCCCCTTTGGCTGGCTCTTCTTACCTGTCGACCTCATCGGTAGACCCTTTTCCCAAAAGACACGGGATCACTTTTTACCTCTGCTCACATCCACCACATGGTGGAGTCAAACGACTCTTGCTCTGAAGAGGGTGTTCCAGATGGATGTTGACTTCCAGGAGCGCATGTTTGCCAAGCAGATCGCCGTCATGAAGGGTCAGGCGTGGAATGTCGTTGAGACGCTAAAGACGCCTGACCATGGCCCTCTCGAACTCACCCGCCGAGCACGAGTCTGCGTCTGGGATGACCTGGTTGACGTCCCCGTCGCGGTCCCAATGCGTGCTACATCGTCTGAAGTCCGCCGCAACCCCCACGTCCGCCAGTCTATGGACGAGGCCGACATCGCGAGCTCGGCTCCAGCCAATAACCCTCCCATTGAGGATCTCCTCGGACTCGCCAGTGCCCCAGCAGATATGCCTCATCCCGGTCGGTTCGAGCTTGCTTCTCCAACAGGCGAGACAGCCCAATCACCTGATGAGGTTCCTTCGAGCGATTCCAACTTCCTGGGACCTGcggggcagcagcagcagcagcgtagCGGGGAGCTGAATGAGCGTCCCACCGTCCAGGCAGGCGGGTTTAGAAACAGTTACCAAGGGCCTGTACGGGCGCTCAATATGTACGAGCCAGCACGTCAGCAGACGTCGCGGCAGCAGCGGAGGTACTCGTTCGCCAATACCGCTGCACGGCGCAACAGCAACGCCATTGCGCAGCAGTACTATGGAGACATTCACGAGGCCTATACTGACGACCTGGAGGGCGACCTCGGCTATGCCGCGGCCGAGGGTCAGATGGGCAACCAACGCAAGGTCATCGTGGAGCGCctcgaggctgtcaagagCAGGAACCCCGTCTTTACGTGTTGGTGA